GCTTTCGAGGATGTTCCCTGGAAGCTTTGATGCGTGAGTCTATCGCCAGTCGCGATCACACGTTCTGCGCGAACGTTCTTCAGGCTATCGACGGCGTAACCGTAGTCGATGTGCAGGGCCTTCTCGGGGGAGACTTCGGCAGTCCTGCCGGAATCCATCTTCACGGTCATGGAGTGATCCTGGCCGATGCGGGTGACAGTCCCGAGGTCACCGGAGCGCACGCCAATCTCCTTGTCGTAGGTGGTGAAGCGGACGCGCTCACCCTGAGCGACTTCGCGGGTCTCTTCCTGGTAAACACGGCTCTCGCGCGTCTGAGTGCGGAACTGTGCCGGATTGTAGGAGACTTCTTCGCGGGTCGCGTCGAAACGAACGGAGAGGAGATTACTGCGCGGGGTCGTGGAAACGACAGTAGCGTGGCTGTCGTGAGGAATGCCGTCAAGGCCGGGGCTGCCGGTCTTGTACTGGATCTTGTCGCCAGGCTGGTAGCTCTCGACGCGCATCTTGCTTCCCGTCTCTTTCTCAATGAGCACTGACATTGCCTGGGCGTCGTGGCCGAGTTTCCCGTTCGCGTAGAGGTCGGCGCGGATGATCTGCGTCAGCTTCTCGCGTTCTGCGCGATCGGGCGCAAAGATGATGGAGCGTTCAGGGCGAATGACGTACTCCCTGGTGACGGAGGCAAGCCGCGAATCCGGGTTGTTGTACTCATGCACCACAACCGTCCGCGCCTTCGAAACCTCTTGCGCTGCGGAATGTTCTGGCCTGGCTGTGAAGTCCAGAGCAGCCGTTTTGGTCACATCTGTAGAGAGACGCTGGCCTAGCGTTGCGGCGTCGTTCGTGTAGATCCTCGCATCTTCAGAGGCGCGGGAGATGGCGACATAGGCAAGCCTGTTATTGATAAGGCTGCGGCTGGAATCGGTATCGATATTCGCGATCACACGGTCAGTTGTGAGTCCCTGAGAGCTGTGAGACGTGACGGCGTATCCGTGATCGAACTGGCGGAAATCCGCAGGGTTAAAGCTGACGGAACGCTGCTCTTTTCCGTCCATGAGGACGGTGAGGCGGTCGGGCTCCATCTTCGTAATGGTTCCCATGTCACGGTTCGATATCCCCAAATCCTTATGAATAGCCGAGAATTGGAGCCTGTCACCGGTGGCGAATTCGCGGCTGGTCTCGCGGTAGACGTTCACGCCATAGACCCGCTTGGGGTCGTACTCAACGCTGGAGCCATTGGAGAACTCCACGGTCAAACGATTCGAAGCCGCATCGCTCGACTGCACTACGCCGAAGCTGCCGCGCCCGATCCCCTCAGCCTTGCTGCCGCGTTCGTACTGGACGACATCTCCGGGGCGGTACATCGCCGCCCAGGTGCGGTCGGGACCGGTCATATCGGAACGATGTGACAGCGTAAGGAACTGCCGACCGTCCTGAGCCAACGTACCGTCCTTCAGCAGCTCGCCTCGCACGGCCTCATTGATCTGCTGGCGGCTGCGATTGTCCGGGGAAACGATAAGAGTGTTCTCGGGCCTGGCGGCGTAGTCTCGCGCGATAGCGACGATGCGCTCCGATGCTCGGGCAAGCTCGGTGACACGACCTTGCTGGGAGAGCAGAGCGATCCCTTTCTCGGTTTCATTCGTGGCGAGATACTGTACGGCCCGGAGTAATTCAGGGTCTTTCTGCCGCATGATTGTATCCAGTTTGGAGGTCTGCATTCCCGCCTCCTGCATCTGCTGGAAGGGCCGGCCAGCATCGACGCCCTGATGCTGGCGCGTGTCCCCGATGACGAGAACACGATCCTCTTGGTGTATCTTTTCAAGAAAGGCCCGCATCTGCCTGGTGCTGGCAAGGCTCGATTCGTCGAGCATATAGAGATGTTTGCTGGCAGAGTCGGCGTTTTTCTGCTGGGCGAGGAAGCTCTGAAGCGTGTTTGCCTCGATCCCGGACTCGCGAAGCTGGCCTGTCGCTTTCGAGGTCGGGGCGAAGCCCTCGACCTTGTAGCCACCCTGCTCCGCACCCTCACGGATGGCAGCAAGCGTACTCGTCTTCCCGGTTCCGGCTAGCCCCTGAAAACCGTGTACGCGGTCGGTGCTGGTAAGTACCTCGCGGATGGCCGTCTGCTGCGCCTCGTTCAGAAAATCGCGGGATTTGGCCTGTTGATCTGCGGCGGCGGTAGACAGCATGGGAGCCGCTGCGCCCAGGCCGTCAAGGACGTGCCGCACGTTGGCTCGCTCGTCCGCAATCGTCTCCGGGGTGGTGAAGCTGCGGCCGGAACTATACTTTTGCCCTTGGACGGAACGGAACTCGCCTTCCTCCCTTCGCCGCTGGAACTCGCTTTGGACTTCGGAAAAGCTGACCTCACCCATCCCACGACGCAGCGCCTCGCGCATAATGACCCGCTCATCGGCCACGGCCTCACGCTCGAAAACCTTCTCTTTGGCGAAGGCGACCGCCCCACGCGAGTCCGGCTGCACACCGGTTCCCTGAGCCTGGGTTAAGACGCGCTCGCGTGCGGCGCCGATAACTCGTTCCGGCTGGTTGCCGTACTCAGCCGCCATCTCCTTATGTGCCGCCAACACCCCGGATGGCGTGAGTGTCTGCTTCCGGTCGCGGGTGGCGTGGGCGGCGATTTGCGCCGCCTCTGGCCCCTGGAAACCGGCACGTTCCATCTGTTCTTTGATCTGCTGAGATCGGGGGCTCGACGCATCAAGGTACGCCTGCGAGTAGCCCTTGATCTCCGGTGCGCCGCTCTGCCCAGGCTCGATCTCGTAACCCAGCTTGCGGAGCCGGTGCGTTAGCACCGATTGGTACACGGCGGTCGCATAGTTCTGCGACTCGAAGAATGTCCGTTCCTGGATGGCACGGGTCGAACCATCTTCCCGTTCCGTGACATTAAAGATGATGGCGTGGGTATGGAGCTGAGGCGCGGCGTACCCGTTCACGGGCCGCGCGGTATCATGCTCGAACTTTGCAGCGACGAACTTCCCGGTCATTTCGGCGGGATTGTTGCCGCCGATTCGCGCGTGCGTATACTTCTCCAACTCATCCAGGGCGGTCGTGACGGCGGCTCGGTGTGCCTCTGTCACACGCTCGTCGCCGCCGACCAGCGCGGTCAACGATACCGACTTCGGAGCGGAGAAGGTCGCGTCCCATCCGGCTCGGTGCTCGACAGGTTTGGTGACCGAGCCATCTGCGCTTGTGTACTCCTGTCCCTCCCGGTGCCGCACCATCTGCGCCTCAGTCTGCGGGTGTATACCCTCAGTCAGACGGGAGAACTCCAGTGGAGAAACTTCACCGGAGAGGCCAATAGAGGCGGCAAGTTTTCCCTGCCACTCCCCTCTAACCGTGTCCTCCTGTTTGTAGTAGCTCTGCGCATCGCTGGTGTATTCGAGTTTGTGATACGTCTGAGCCTGAACAGAGCTGATGGCTTTCGAGATGGTGAGCATGGCGGCCTACAGGTTATG
This genomic stretch from Terriglobus saanensis SP1PR4 harbors:
- the mobF gene encoding MobF family relaxase gives rise to the protein MLTISKAISSVQAQTYHKLEYTSDAQSYYKQEDTVRGEWQGKLAASIGLSGEVSPLEFSRLTEGIHPQTEAQMVRHREGQEYTSADGSVTKPVEHRAGWDATFSAPKSVSLTALVGGDERVTEAHRAAVTTALDELEKYTHARIGGNNPAEMTGKFVAAKFEHDTARPVNGYAAPQLHTHAIIFNVTEREDGSTRAIQERTFFESQNYATAVYQSVLTHRLRKLGYEIEPGQSGAPEIKGYSQAYLDASSPRSQQIKEQMERAGFQGPEAAQIAAHATRDRKQTLTPSGVLAAHKEMAAEYGNQPERVIGAARERVLTQAQGTGVQPDSRGAVAFAKEKVFEREAVADERVIMREALRRGMGEVSFSEVQSEFQRRREEGEFRSVQGQKYSSGRSFTTPETIADERANVRHVLDGLGAAAPMLSTAAADQQAKSRDFLNEAQQTAIREVLTSTDRVHGFQGLAGTGKTSTLAAIREGAEQGGYKVEGFAPTSKATGQLRESGIEANTLQSFLAQQKNADSASKHLYMLDESSLASTRQMRAFLEKIHQEDRVLVIGDTRQHQGVDAGRPFQQMQEAGMQTSKLDTIMRQKDPELLRAVQYLATNETEKGIALLSQQGRVTELARASERIVAIARDYAARPENTLIVSPDNRSRQQINEAVRGELLKDGTLAQDGRQFLTLSHRSDMTGPDRTWAAMYRPGDVVQYERGSKAEGIGRGSFGVVQSSDAASNRLTVEFSNGSSVEYDPKRVYGVNVYRETSREFATGDRLQFSAIHKDLGISNRDMGTITKMEPDRLTVLMDGKEQRSVSFNPADFRQFDHGYAVTSHSSQGLTTDRVIANIDTDSSRSLINNRLAYVAISRASEDARIYTNDAATLGQRLSTDVTKTAALDFTARPEHSAAQEVSKARTVVVHEYNNPDSRLASVTREYVIRPERSIIFAPDRAEREKLTQIIRADLYANGKLGHDAQAMSVLIEKETGSKMRVESYQPGDKIQYKTGSPGLDGIPHDSHATVVSTTPRSNLLSVRFDATREEVSYNPAQFRTQTRESRVYQEETREVAQGERVRFTTYDKEIGVRSGDLGTVTRIGQDHSMTVKMDSGRTAEVSPEKALHIDYGYAVDSLKNVRAERVIATGDRLTHQSFQGTSSKAGLSLYTNAPQQDSSPTKEIASPELAQPAKQQHDFGIGF